A DNA window from Chiroxiphia lanceolata isolate bChiLan1 chromosome 6, bChiLan1.pri, whole genome shotgun sequence contains the following coding sequences:
- the LOC116789072 gene encoding mas-related G-protein coupled receptor member H-like, with protein sequence MELNQTPPPPTSAVTDTEEDKQCWIDITDVAIDGVTLLIGLCGLVGNGAVLWLLGFHIRRNPITVYILNLAVADFTFLLFAITSSLLYMVNNASCSTVVSLRYLRSFLLLSLFSHNMGLYLPTVISIERCGSILCPLWYRCHRPQHLSGVVCALLWVLSVAVIATVTSLCLSHKDELCQMSLISMFVLNFLIFAPFMVISNVILFIKVHCGSKRRQPKRLYIVIFLTVLFFLIFGVPLSLLNFLQQLSYSFVSSQVAFLLACINSSTNAFIYFLVGSCWRRCSLVSLQVAFRRVFEETAVTTVSS encoded by the coding sequence ATGGAGCTGAATCAGACACCCCCACCTCCCACATCTGCCGTGACGGACACCGAAGAAGACAAACAGTGCTGGATAGACATCACCGACGTGGCCATAGATGGTGTCACCCTGCTCATTGGCCTCTGTGGGCTGGTGGGCAATGGGGCTGTCCTCTGGCTCCTCGGCTTCCACATCCGCAGGAACCCCATCACCGTCTACATCCTCAACCTGGCCGTAGCTGATttcaccttcctcctctttgcCATCACCTCATCCCTCCTCTACATGGTGAACAATGCCTCCTGCTCCACTGTCGTGTCCCTGAGGTACCTGAGGTCGTTCCTCCTGCTGTCACTGTTCTCCCACAACATGGGGCTGTACCTGCCGACGGTCATCAGCATCGAGAGGTGTGGGTCCATCCTCTGCCCGCTCTGGTACCGCTGCCACCGCCCCCAGCACCTGTCAGGGGTGGTgtgtgccctgctctgggtCCTCTCTGTCGCTGTCATTGCCACAGTGACTTCCCTATGCCTGTCACACAAGGATGAGCTTTGCCAGATGTCTCTCATCTCCATGTTTGTCCTCAACTTCCTCATCTTTGCCCCATTCATGGTCATCTCCAACGTGATCCTCTTCATTAAGGTCCACTGTGGCTCCAAGAGACGTCAACCTAAGAGGCTCTACATTGTTATCTTCCTCACtgtcctcttcttcctcatctttgggGTTCCTCTCAGCCTCTTGaatttcctgcagcagctcagctacTCCTTTGTGTCCTCCCAGGTTGCTTTCCTGCTTGCCTGCATCAACAGCAGCACCAACGCCTTCATTTACTTCCTGGtagggagctgctggaggcgCTGTTCCCTGGTGTCCCTCCAGGTCGCCTTCCGGAGGGTCTTTGAGGAGACGGCAGTCACCACGGTCTCCAGCTAA